The following coding sequences are from one Perognathus longimembris pacificus isolate PPM17 chromosome 13, ASM2315922v1, whole genome shotgun sequence window:
- the Yif1a gene encoding protein YIF1A yields the protein MAYHSGYGAHGSKHRARTAPDPPPLFDDTSSGYSNQLGGYPAAGVDVAFSVNNLLEDPMANLAVAYGSSIASHGKDRVQKELHRFVSVNKLKYFFAVDTAYVAKKLGLLVFPYTHQNWEVQYSRDMPLPPRQDLNAPDLYIPTMAFITYVLLAGMALGIQKRFSPEVLGLCASTALVWMVMEVLALLLGLYIATVRSDLSTFHLLAYSGYKYVGMILSVLTGLLFGSDGYYVALAWTSSALMYFIVRSLRTAALGPEGLGGPAPRQRLQLYLTLGAAAFQPLIIYWLTFHLVR from the exons ATGGCTTATCACTCGGGTTATGGAGCCCACG GTTCCAAGCACAGAGCCCGAACAGCTCCAGACCCCCCTCCACTCTTTGATGACACAAGTAGTGGTTATTCCAACCAGCTGGGGGGATATCCAGCCGCAGGAGTCGATGTGGCCTTCAGTGTCAACAACTTGCTTGAGGATCCGATGGCCAACCTGGCTGTGGCTTATGGCAGTTCCATTGCATCCCATGGAAAGGACAGGGTGCAAAAGGAG CTGCACCGTTTTGTGTCTGTGAACAAACTCAAGTATTTTTTCGCTGTGGACACAGCCTATGTGGCCAAGAAGCTAGGGCTACTGGTCTTCCCCTACACACACCAG AACTGGGAAGTGCAGTACAGTCGAGACATGCCTCTGCCCCCGCGGCAAGACCTCAACGCCCCTGACCTCTATATCCCTA CGATGGCCTTCATCACCTATGTGCTGCTGGCTGGAATGGCACTGGGCATTCAGAAAAG GTTCTCGCCCGAGGTGCTGGGCCTGTGTGCGAGCACAGCGCTGGTGTGGATGGTCATGGAGGTGCTGGCCTTGCTCCTGGGCCTCTACATTGCCACTGTGCGCAGCGACCTGAGCACCTTCCACCTGCTGGCCTACAGTGGGTACAAATACGTGGG GATGATTCTCAGCGTGCTCACAGGACTGCTGTTCGGCAGCGATGGCTACTATGTGGCCTTGGCCTGGACCTCCTCCGCGCTCATGTACTTCATC gTGCGCTCCTTGCGGACGGCAGCCCTGGGTCCCGAGGGCCTGgggggccccgcccctcggcAGCGTCTCCAGCTCTACCTGACTCTGGGAGCGGCGGCCTTCCAGCCCCTCATCATATACTGGCTGACCTTCCACCTGGTGCGGTGA